In Phyllopteryx taeniolatus isolate TA_2022b chromosome 6, UOR_Ptae_1.2, whole genome shotgun sequence, one genomic interval encodes:
- the heatr5a gene encoding HEAT repeat-containing protein 5A isoform X8 produces MASVHSLLLNEDACSQLSEHQRAEFIFDWLSRLKKRLPSSDRAVIKQNQRRLVDQLSGVLVGSPGPPARRLLGHCLALLFRLGDPVPSSLLVERCNDIIRVKDDSPSCLPNRLAAVACLGAMFEQLGGMLGGLFKDTLANLLKALKHAESQGRYEIVASLERMLRGAGAGAVSAHRDVYKAARTCLMDRSMAVRCAAARCLLELQREAAFLWTSELENASTLCFRAFEGSDRDARVSVAKLLGTLLAAALEPRNNGAAPRPSGRGRRALEEVMDLLSVGFVRGGAGFLRASGDMLKGTSSVSKEVRFGVTQACVVFVSTMGGAWLEANLASFLSLSMALASNTRATPTAGDAAVIRRCLSFILRNTVGSLLSEKAQGNAARHLCAIVETHKHAFVADGKTEGKFGCADVTSSQHGLVCCLLELGALIQGLGSTAAPLLSDGSTGLPDVVVSVLLHPTSSVRLAAAWCLRCVATAMPSQCSPLLDRCAERLAALKSCPEAVAGYAAALAALVAAAQHCPPGIPHAKGTVVVDLAEDLLRSASQNSRIALQRTQSGWLLISSVCTLGPAVVDQHLPRLLLLWRCVFPASLREQEMELRRGDHFTWKVTLEGRAGALSAMKKLLLDCQDVLTNDVIAHLLTPIACAVGLLPKLPALVGSYGSRVAAWTPVYRLRVYELLATLPPHVYQESFGLVMNQLVSDLLAQENLNQPCSELAFLPSLCHRDDLPLLGPALCESGHRYIEDQVHAAGGSLDDDPFALCDRGDEAPVPTLPAAALTAAASRLFGLLFPHIIAAQRVKILEQFVEALKQLRSQRQQTVQMHVCAALCSLLKDPCATRGSLGPEEARVPVLSLLLGALDSSSPVLRCAVAEGLARLVQVVGDAGFTVAVSLLCFDRLKSARDAASRSGCALALVALHRYVGGISSPQHLSTCLGVIFTLSQDATSPEVQTWSLHSLSLLVDLSCGLYRAHAEPSFTLVLRLLLLAPPTHPELHRSLGRCLHALIACLGPDLQGEGSSVAAMRSNCLVACGAMQATPHCLVQAHAISCLQQLHMFCPQHVHLASLVPALCEILLEYSMLANLCSSHLCLRRAAVACLRQLVQREAPQVCELAVTQAKEPQRRDNTRLDVAIKEVGLEGALFSLLDQESEPGLRRDIQETLVHMMASSVTGGMLGRWLKLCKDVLAASGAGAHDRSAGAEAGQADEDGDPRGDDDSSAFRAQAESAGPFPALRCSTRCFAVECVCGIVARCQKDDPAHFDLALAQDRRRHASADFLVLHLGDVVRVAFMAATDHAERLRLAGLRALLAVIVPFENVAEPEFPGHVILEQYQANVGAALRPAFGADAPPNVTAKACQVCSTWLSSGVLSDLRDVKRVHQLLASSLAKVQTGSEPRGRLYNEATVTMETLAVLKAWAQVYIVAVQRSRREAGPSGSGGAGLLALVQSDLPQLSRLWLAALQDYSVLTLPREDCDGPRAPAAGGSFFTAETANQARSHYASSWAPILHATALWLHSTGFVTYEDTPGNLSRPVTPNSMGHSGSADDAESPEDVNAERLHLILGLSVHFLCSPRSEEQMENIASCLQALQALLDVPWTRAKIASDRLLSVELLSVLHRLLVTRESASVQAAVADLLGQIVRATQEHVREKRHSAEADDGASEKETLPEFGEGRDTGGLVPGRSLVFGALEICLSVLLRKLPALSPKLAGTPSAGPGGSVWRLSDCDCHLVSSALRVLSQLPSVCSPEGSVSVLPAILYLLLGVLREIVLQPGANNAKCELPTCPLPEASGSGDGGSGPPRVVRALLRALKTVSAPATARREKSGGARDAVLRSALRALLDMWNAGPSVAAPTVLLTALTVFLLSAGPDVCAAAPSLHALALRRFSDAMDAEDPDVSCRCFQLLASLFGATPEVSVPYIRTLGPPLLKFLQVARRRPQSPEELRAVLEGVAALEVLVLAADRHQRL; encoded by the exons TCTCAAGGTCGCTACGAGATCGTGGCTTCGCTGGAGAGGATGCTGCGAGGCGCAGGCGCCGGCGCCGTGTCGGCTCACCGCGATGTCTACAAGGCGGCCCGGACCTGCCTGATGGACCGCTCCATGGCGGTGCGATGCGCCGCCGCCAGG TGCCTGCTGGAGTTGCAGCGCGAGGCGGCGTTCCTGTGGACCAGCGAGCTGGAGAACGCGTCCACGCTGTGCTTCCGGGCCTTCGAGGGCTCCGACCGTGACGCCCGCGTGTCGGTCGCCAAGCTGCTGGGAACTTTGCTGGCGGCGGCGCTGGAACCCAGGAATAACGGCG CAGCCCCCAGACCAAGCGGGCGAGGCCGCAGAGCCCTGGAGGAAGTCATGGATCTGTTGTCCGTGGGCTTCGTAAGGGGCGGCGCCGGCTTCCTGCGGGCCAGCGGCGACATGCTGAAGGGGACCAGCTCTGTGAGCAAGGAGGTCCGCTTCGGCGTCACACAG gCGTGCGTGGTCTTTGTGTCCACGATGGGCGGCGCCTGGCTGGAAGCCAACTTGGCGTCCTTCCTGTCGCTGTCGATGGCGCTGGCGTCCAACACGAGGGCGACACCCACGGCGGGCGACGCCGCTGTCATCCGCCGCTGCCTCTCCTTCATCCTGAGGAACACGGTTGGCTCGCTCCTCAGCGAGAAGGCGCAGGGTAACGCCGCCAGACACCTGTGCGCCATCGTGGAGACGCACAAACACGCTTTTG TGGCTGATGGGAAGACGGAGGGCAAGTTCGGCTGTGCGGACGTCACCTCCAGTCAACACGGGTTGGTCTGCTGCCTTTTGGAGTTGGGAGCTCTCATCCAAGGCTTGGGCTCCACTGCTGCCCCTCTCTTGAGTGACGGAAGCACAg GGCTCCCGGACGTGGTGGTTTCGGTCCTCCTCCACCCAACGTCCTCGGTCCGCCTGGCCGCCGCTTGGTGCCTGCGCTGCGTCGCCACGGCGATGCCGTCCCAGTGCTCCCCTCTGCTGGATCGCTGCGCGGAGCGTCTGGCGGCGCTCAAGTCTTGCCCCGAGGCCGTGGCCGGATACGCAGCCGCCCTCGCCGCCCTGGTGGCAGCGGCGCAGCACTGCCCCCCCGGGATACCGCACGCCAAGGGCACG GTGGTGGTGGATCTCGCTGAAGACTTGCTGCGTTCGGCCTCTCAGAACAGTCGCATCGCTCTGCAGAGGACGCAATCCGGCTGGCTGCTCATTTCGTCCGTCTGCACTCTGG GTCCGGCCGTTGTGGATCAGCACCTCCCACGCCTCCTCCTACTGTGGCGCTGCGTGTTTCCCGCTTCCCTCCGGGAGCAAGAGATGGAGCTGAGGCGAGGGGACCACTTTACGTGGAAGGTGACGCTGGAGGGCCGAGCCGGGGCTCTCTCTG CCATGAAGAAGCTGCTGCTCGACTGTCAGGATGTGTTAACGAACGACGTCATCGCTCACCTCCTGACGCCCATCGCGTGCGCCGTCGGCCTCCTCCCAAA ACTTCCCGCTCTCGTCGGGTCGTATGGTTCCCGCGTGGCGGCGTGGACGCCGGTTTACCGCCTGCGAGTGTACGAGCTGCTCGCCACGCTGCCGCCGCATGTCTACCAAG AGAGTTTCGGTTTGGTGATGAACCAGCTGGTGTCGGACCTGCTGGCGCAGGAGAACCTCAACCAGCCGTGCTCGGAGCTTGCCTTCCTGCCTTCCCTCTGTCACCGCGACGACCTGCCGCTCCTCGGCCCTGCCCTCTGCGAAAGTGGCCACAGATACATTGAAGATCAG GTGCACGCCGCCGGAGGGTCCCTGGACGACGACCCGTTCGCTCTCTGCGACCGAGGCGACGAGGCTCCCGTGCCAACTCTTCCCGCCGCCGCCCTGACCGCTGCCGCGAGTCGCCTCTTCGGACTCCTCTTCCCACACATCATCGCCGCTCAGAG GGTGAAGATTCTGGAACAGTTTGTCGAGGCGCTGAAGCAGCTGAGGAGTCAACGGCAGCAGACGGTCCAGATGCATGTCTGTGCTGCCCTCTGTAGTCTGCTCAAG GACCCGTGCGCCACCCGAGGTTCTTTGGGCCCGGAGGAGGCTCGTGTCCCCGTGCTGTCTCTCCTGCTGGGGGCGCTGGACAGCAGCAGCCCTGTGCTGCGTTGCGCGGTGGCCGAGGGGCTGGCGCGGCTCGTACAGGTCGTCGGAGATGCCGGCTTCACGGTCGCCGTCTCGCTCCTCTGCTTCGACAG GCTGAAGAGCGCCCGGGACGCGGCGTCTCGCAGCGGCTGCGCTCTGGCTCTTGTGGCGCTGCACCGCTACGTGGGAGGCATTAGCTCTCCTCAGCATCTCTCCACGTGTCTGGGAGTCATCTTCACGCTGAGTCAGGACGCCACCTCACCCGAGGTTCAG ACATGGTCTCTCCACAGTCTGTCCCTGTTGGTGGACCTGTCCTGCGGTCTGTACCGCGCCCACGCGGAGCCCTCCTTTACCCTGGTGCTGCGCCTGTTGCTCTTGGCGCCACCCACGCACCCCGAGTTGCATCGCAGCCTGGGACGTTGCCTGCACGCCCTCATCGCCTGCCTGGGGCCGGACCTGCAAG GGGAGGGGTCCAGCGTGGCGGCAATGCGCTCCAATTGTCTGGTGGCCTGCGGCGCCATGCAGGCCACGCCCCACTGTCTGGTTCAGGCCCACGCCATTTCCTGCCTGCAGCAGCTGCACATGTTCTGCCCGCAACATGTTCACCTGGCCAGCCTCGTACCTGCACTCTGT GAGATCTTACTGGAATATTCCATGTTG GCCAACCTGTGCAGCTCGCACCTGTGCCTGCGTCGGGCGGCGGTGGCGTGCCTGAGGCAGCTGGTCCAGCGGGAGGCGCCGCAGGTGTGCGAGCTCGCCGTGACGCAGGCGAAGGAACCGCAGAGGCGGGACAACACTCGACTGG ACGTCGCCATCAAGGAGGTGGGCCTGGAGGGGGCGCTCTTCTCCCTGCTGGACCAGGAGTCGGAGCCGGGACTCCGGCGGGACATCCAGGAGACTTTGGTCCACATGATGGCGTCCAGCGTCACCGGTGGCATGCTGGGACGCTGGCTGAAGCTCTGCAAGGACGTCCTGGCGGCGTCCGGCGCTGGGGCTCACG ATCGAAGCGCCGGCGCGGAGGCGGGTCAAGCGGACGAGGACGGGGACCCCAGGGGTGACGACGACTCGTCGGCCTTCCGAGCTCAGGCGGAGTCGGCGGGCCCGTTCCCGGCGCTGCGCTGCTCCACGCGCTGCTTCGCCGTGGAGTGCGTGTGCGGCATCGTCGCGCGGTGCCAGAAAGACGACCCCGCGCACTTTGACCTGGCGTTGGCGCAGGACAGACGCCGGCACGCGTCCGCCG ACTTCCTGGTGCTCCACCTGGGCGACGTGGTGCGCGTGGCCTTCATGGCGGCCACGGACCACGCCGAGCGTCTGCGCCTGGCGGGGCTGCGGGCGCTGCTGGCCGTCATCGTGCCGTTCGAGAACGTGGCCGAACCCGAGTTCCCGGGCCACGTCATCCTGGAGCAGTACCAGGCCAAC GTCGGAGCCGCTCTCAGACCGGCGTTCGGTGCAGACGCTCCTCCTAACGTCACAGCCAAAGCCTGTCAG GTCTGCAGCACGTGGCTGTCGAGCGGCGTGCTGAGCGATCTGCGCGACGTCAAGCGCGTGCACCAGCTGCTGGCGTCTTCGTTGGCCAAGGTCCAGACGGGAAGCGAGCCGCGCGGTCGGCTGTACAATGAGGCCACGGTTACCATGGAGACCCTGGCGGTCCTGAAGGCCTGGGCCCAG GTTTACATCGTGGCCGTCCAGAGGAGCCGACGGGAGGCCGGACCCTCCGGGTCGGGAGGGGCGGGCCTTCTGGCTCTGGTCCAATCGGATCTGCCCCAGTTGAGCCGCCTGTGGCTGGCGGCGCTGCAGGACTACAGCGTGCTGACGCTGCCCCGGGAAGACTGCGACGGCCCGCGAGCGCCGGCGGCAG GAGGTTCCTTCTTCACGGCCGAGACAGCCAATCAGGCCAGGAGTCACTACGCTTCCTCCTGGGCGCCCATCCTGCACGCCACGGCGCTCTGGCTGCACAGCACAG GTTTCGTGACGTACGAGGACACCCCTGGCAACCTGTCCCGCCCGGTCACGCCCAACTCCATGGGGCACAGCGGTTCAGCGGACGACGCCGAGAGTCCGGAAGACGTCAACGCGGAGCGGCTGCACCTCATCCTGG GCCTCAGCGTGCACTTCCTGTGTTCCCCTCGCTCGGAGGAGCAGATGGAGAACATCGCTTCCTGTCTGCAAGCTCTGCAGGCGCTGCTGGACGTCCCGTGGACCCGAGCCAAGATCGCGAGTGACCGG CTGTTGAGCGTGGAGCTGCTCAGCGTGCTCCACAGGCTGCTGGTCACCAGAGAGTCGGCGTCCGTCCAGGCGGCCGTGGCGGACCTGCTGGGACAGATCGTGAGGGCCACGCAGGAGCACGTCAGGGAGAAGCGACACAGCGCCGAAG CGGACGACGGCGCGTCGGAGAAGGAGACCTTGCCGGAGTTCGGGGAGGGCCGCGATACGGGCGGCCTGGTGCCGGGACGCTCGCTGGTCTTCGGAGCGCTGGAGATCTGCCTCAGCGTGCTGCTCAGAAAACTGCCCGCGCTCAGCCCCAAACTGGCCGGGACCCCCAGTGCCG GTCCCGGCGGTTCGGTGTGGCGTCTGAGCGACTGCGATTGTCATCTGGTGTCGTCGGCCTTGCGTGTCCTCTCCCAGCTGCCGTCGGTCTGCTCGCCCGAAG GAAGTGTGTCCGTCCTACCCGCAATCCTCTACTTGCTGCTGGGAGTGCTCAGAGAAATTGTGCTACAGCCCGGCGCAAACAATG CGAAGTGCGAGCTCCCCACGTGTCCTCTCCCGGAGGCGTCGGGCTCCGGCGACGGCGGGAGCGGACCCCCTCGGGTGGTGCGGGCGCTTCTGCGGGCGCTTAAGACTGTGTCGGCGCCGGCGACGGCTCGGCGGGAGAAAAGTGGCGGCGCGCGCGACGCCGTACTGCGCTCGGCTCTCCGTGCGCTGCTCGACATGTGGAACGCCG GGCCGAGCGTCGCGGCCCCGACGGTCCTCCTGACGGCCCTGACGGTCTTCCTGCTGAGCGCCGGTCCGGACGTGTGCGCGGCGGCGCCTTCTCTGCACGCCCTCGCGCTGCGGCGCTTCAGCGACGCCATGGACGCCGAAGACCCCGAC GTGTCGTGTCGATGTTTCCAGCTGCTGGCGTCGCTCTTCGGGGCGACGCCGGAAGTTTCCGTGCCGTACATCCGCACGCTGGGACCGCCGCTGCTCAAATTCCTTCAG GTGGCGCGGCGCCGGCCTCAAAGTCCCGAGGAGCTGCGGGCGGTTCTGGAGGGCGTGGCCGCCTTGGAGGTTCTGGTCCTGGCGGCGGACCGACACCAGC GTCTCTGA